From Ancylobacter pratisalsi, one genomic window encodes:
- the hemB gene encoding porphobilinogen synthase, producing MTIPFARPRPVSPEPVTRPDVSSRLDLVQRPRRNRKSEWARQLMRENTLTVADLIWPVFVMDGAEARAPVGSMPGVERLSVDQAVRDAERAASLGIPAIALFPYTDPSLRSADGAEALNSDNLVCRALRAIKDAVPEIGLITDVALDPYTSHGHDGLLDGDGRILNDETVAVLVEQALVQADAGADVIAPSDMMDGRVGAIRRAIDSAGFLDAQILAYSAKYASAFYGPFRDAVGSSGCLTGDKRTYQMDPANGMEALREAALDIEEGADMLMVKPGMPYLDILWRLKESFGLPTFAYQVSGEYAMIEAAARNGWLDGEKAMMESLMAFKRAGADGILTYFAPRVAEKLARAV from the coding sequence ATGACGATTCCCTTCGCCCGTCCGCGTCCCGTTTCGCCCGAGCCCGTCACCCGGCCGGACGTGTCCTCCAGGCTGGATCTGGTGCAGCGCCCCCGTCGCAACCGCAAATCCGAATGGGCGCGTCAGCTGATGCGCGAGAACACGCTCACCGTGGCCGATCTGATCTGGCCGGTGTTCGTGATGGACGGCGCCGAGGCGCGCGCCCCGGTCGGCTCGATGCCGGGCGTCGAGCGGCTCTCGGTCGATCAGGCGGTGCGCGATGCCGAACGTGCGGCGAGCCTTGGCATCCCCGCCATCGCGCTGTTTCCCTACACCGATCCGAGCCTGCGCTCGGCGGATGGCGCGGAGGCGCTCAATAGCGACAATCTGGTGTGCCGCGCGCTGCGTGCCATCAAGGACGCGGTGCCGGAAATCGGGCTGATCACCGACGTCGCGCTCGATCCCTATACCAGCCACGGCCATGACGGGCTGCTGGACGGCGATGGCCGCATTCTGAACGACGAGACCGTCGCGGTGCTGGTCGAGCAGGCGCTGGTCCAGGCGGATGCGGGGGCGGACGTGATCGCCCCGTCGGATATGATGGACGGGCGCGTCGGCGCCATCCGTCGCGCCATCGACAGCGCCGGCTTCCTCGACGCGCAGATCCTCGCCTACAGCGCGAAATACGCCTCGGCCTTCTACGGCCCGTTCCGCGACGCGGTCGGGTCCTCGGGCTGCCTCACCGGCGACAAGCGCACCTATCAGATGGACCCCGCCAACGGCATGGAAGCGCTGCGCGAGGCGGCGCTCGACATCGAGGAAGGCGCGGACATGCTGATGGTGAAGCCCGGCATGCCCTATCTCGACATTCTCTGGCGTCTGAAAGAGAGCTTTGGCCTGCCGACCTTCGCCTATCAGGTCTCTGGCGAGTACGCGATGATCGAAGCCGCCGCCCGCAATGGCTGGCTCGACGGCGAGAAGGCGATGATGGAAAGCCTGATGGCGTTCAAGCGTGCCGGCGCCGACGGAATCCTCACCTATTTCGCGCCCCGCGTGGCTGAGAAGCTTGCTCGCGCCGTGTGA
- a CDS encoding enoyl-CoA hydratase/isomerase family protein — protein MTEAIGIRFEKRGRVGIATLDRPRALNALDHAMVRALRAALENWIGDPDIHHIVLRSALERAFCVGGDIRAMYELGRAGDIEGARDYWRDEYALDHLISRCPKPFVSLVDGLCFGGGFGLSGHGRYRVAGEKLGFAMPEVAIGLFPDVGGTFVLPRLPGWTGTWLAMTGARIGMADALAMGLYTHHVPVSRWPALIEALAGGEAMETVLARFAAAPPAPTLTAFYPAIDRIFAGGTVDAVMAALDQAAFGTDEIAAFARVQRDTIARASPTSVHIAFQQMQRGLGHDLGGCLRLEFRVVTRLLEQPDFYEGVRAVLVDKDQKPVWTPARLDEVDARAIAALFDEPLADELVLT, from the coding sequence GTGACTGAGGCAATCGGCATCCGGTTCGAGAAACGGGGCAGGGTGGGCATCGCGACCCTCGACCGGCCGCGGGCGCTCAACGCGCTCGACCATGCCATGGTCCGGGCACTGCGGGCCGCGCTGGAGAACTGGATCGGCGATCCCGACATCCACCATATCGTGCTGCGCTCGGCCCTTGAGCGTGCCTTCTGCGTCGGCGGCGACATTCGGGCGATGTATGAGCTGGGCCGGGCCGGCGACATCGAGGGCGCGCGGGACTACTGGCGCGATGAATACGCGCTCGACCACCTGATCTCGCGCTGTCCCAAGCCCTTCGTCTCTCTGGTCGACGGGCTGTGCTTCGGCGGGGGATTCGGGCTGTCGGGCCACGGCCGCTATCGGGTGGCGGGGGAGAAGCTCGGCTTCGCCATGCCGGAAGTGGCGATCGGCCTGTTTCCCGATGTCGGCGGCACCTTCGTGCTGCCACGCCTGCCGGGCTGGACCGGCACGTGGCTCGCCATGACCGGCGCGCGGATCGGCATGGCCGACGCCCTCGCCATGGGGCTCTACACCCATCACGTTCCGGTGAGCCGCTGGCCGGCGCTGATCGAGGCCCTCGCCGGGGGCGAGGCGATGGAGACCGTGCTGGCGCGGTTTGCCGCAGCCCCGCCCGCCCCGACGCTGACCGCGTTCTATCCCGCTATCGACCGCATCTTCGCCGGCGGTACCGTGGACGCGGTGATGGCCGCGCTCGATCAGGCCGCGTTTGGCACGGACGAGATCGCCGCCTTCGCGCGGGTCCAGCGCGACACGATCGCACGCGCCTCGCCGACCAGCGTGCACATCGCCTTCCAGCAGATGCAGCGCGGGCTCGGCCACGACCTCGGCGGGTGTCTGAGGCTTGAATTCCGGGTGGTCACGCGCCTGCTGGAGCAGCCCGATTTCTATGAAGGGGTGCGCGCGGTGCTGGTGGACAAGGACCAGAAGCCGGTCTGGACGCCGGCGCGGCTGGACGAGGTGGACGCGCGCGCCATCGC